The proteins below are encoded in one region of Kineococcus mangrovi:
- a CDS encoding anti-sigma factor family protein translates to MSGPHLGARVTALADGRLATDAEARAHEHVQTCGECSEALEAERLVRARLRALAEPEPSDDLVVRLLQIGGPCGPLPPRDAPIANPARPVVGTAPPSRTDPVRSRSTRGPAGRAGRRARRRPVAVALAGTLSLLGAGVAGVLVLGGLPGGGQAPVAELRTTPSSAPAASTTGSPGPVPALPQTATVSRVQPTGPATPTASPTSTAP, encoded by the coding sequence GTGAGCGGACCGCACCTCGGCGCGCGGGTGACCGCGCTCGCCGACGGGCGGTTGGCGACCGATGCCGAGGCCCGCGCCCACGAGCACGTGCAGACGTGCGGTGAGTGCTCCGAGGCCCTGGAGGCCGAGCGCCTCGTCCGGGCCCGGTTGCGCGCGCTGGCCGAACCGGAACCGTCCGACGACCTCGTCGTCCGGTTGCTGCAGATCGGTGGTCCCTGCGGCCCGCTGCCCCCGCGGGACGCGCCCATCGCCAACCCGGCCCGCCCCGTCGTCGGCACCGCCCCGCCCTCGCGCACCGACCCCGTGCGCTCGCGCTCGACCCGCGGACCGGCCGGGCGGGCCGGCCGCCGCGCGCGCCGGCGCCCGGTGGCGGTGGCGCTCGCGGGGACGCTGTCCCTGCTCGGCGCCGGGGTCGCCGGGGTGCTCGTCCTCGGCGGTCTGCCCGGGGGCGGCCAGGCACCGGTCGCCGAGCTGCGCACGACGCCGTCCAGCGCCCCGGCCGCCTCGACCACCGGCTCTCCCGGTCCGGTCCCCGCCCTGCCGCAGACGGCCACCGTCAGCCGGGTCCAGCCCACCGGTCCGGCGACGCCGACCGCGAGCCCCACCTCGACCGCTCCGTGA
- a CDS encoding S1C family serine protease — MSEPHGPAGDASRHGGDGRPDPWAAPGHEDRSASGSRWSGDPWGQAPAGHDAFPPPYDPYRAGPPAPDAARTEAFGPSPGPGGEPHPPSPSPARRSPARWIGAGSLVLVLGVVGGFAGGLLQDELSEARDGTYPAVSLPSPSAGSTERPAGSVAGIAAAALPSVVALQVQGSQGAGTGSGFVLDAPTDGGSFVLTNNHVIAGADPDGVVVVFQDGRQAPGRVVGADASYDLAVVRVERTGLRALPFGDSSGVVVGDPVVAVGAPLGLQGTVTEGIVSALNRPVTAGASQDDASYIQAIQTDAAINPGNSGGPLLNAAGEVIGINSAIAALPGLGGQAPTGSIGLGFSIPSEQARRTAEQLIRTGRAVHPVIKVSLDGTYRGQGVRIVDQPGAVEAGGPGDRAGLQPGDVVLAIDGRPVTEPSELIVDIRAREPGETVTLSVRRGPESVDVPVTLEADG; from the coding sequence GTGAGCGAGCCCCACGGCCCGGCCGGGGACGCGTCGCGACACGGCGGGGACGGCCGGCCCGACCCGTGGGCGGCCCCGGGGCACGAGGACCGCTCCGCCAGCGGCAGCCGCTGGTCCGGTGACCCCTGGGGCCAGGCTCCCGCCGGGCACGACGCCTTCCCCCCGCCGTACGACCCGTACCGCGCCGGTCCCCCCGCGCCGGACGCCGCCCGCACCGAGGCCTTCGGCCCGTCGCCCGGCCCCGGGGGCGAGCCCCACCCGCCCTCCCCGTCCCCGGCCCGCCGGTCGCCGGCGCGGTGGATCGGGGCCGGGTCCCTGGTGCTGGTGCTGGGCGTCGTCGGCGGTTTCGCCGGTGGGCTGCTGCAGGACGAGCTGTCCGAGGCCCGGGACGGCACCTACCCCGCGGTGTCGCTGCCCTCGCCCTCGGCCGGGTCCACCGAGCGGCCCGCCGGATCCGTGGCCGGCATCGCCGCGGCCGCCCTCCCCAGCGTCGTGGCGCTGCAGGTCCAGGGTTCCCAGGGCGCCGGCACGGGATCGGGTTTCGTCCTCGACGCGCCCACCGACGGCGGCAGCTTCGTCCTGACCAACAACCACGTCATCGCCGGCGCCGATCCCGACGGGGTCGTCGTCGTCTTCCAGGACGGCCGGCAGGCCCCCGGCCGCGTCGTCGGCGCCGACGCCTCCTACGACCTCGCGGTCGTGCGGGTGGAGCGCACCGGTCTGCGCGCACTGCCCTTCGGCGACTCCTCCGGCGTCGTCGTCGGGGACCCCGTCGTCGCGGTCGGTGCGCCCCTGGGGCTGCAGGGGACGGTCACCGAGGGGATCGTCTCGGCGCTGAACCGGCCGGTGACGGCGGGGGCCTCGCAGGACGACGCGTCCTACATCCAGGCCATCCAGACCGACGCGGCCATCAACCCGGGCAACTCCGGCGGGCCCCTGCTCAACGCGGCCGGTGAGGTCATCGGCATCAACTCGGCCATCGCCGCGCTGCCCGGCCTCGGTGGGCAGGCCCCCACGGGCAGCATCGGCCTGGGGTTCTCCATCCCCTCCGAGCAGGCCCGGCGCACCGCCGAGCAGCTCATCCGGACCGGTCGCGCGGTGCACCCCGTCATCAAGGTCTCCCTCGACGGGACCTACCGCGGCCAGGGCGTGCGGATCGTCGACCAGCCCGGCGCCGTCGAGGCGGGCGGTCCGGGCGACCGCGCGGGCCTGCAGCCGGGCGACGTCGTCCTGGCCATCGACGGGCGCCCGGTCACCGAACCCTCCGAGCTCATCGTGGACATCCGGGCCCGGGAACCGGGGGAGACGGTGACGTTGTCCGTCCGCAGGGGGCCGGAGAGCGTGGACGTGCCGGTCACCCTCGAGGCCGACGGTTAG
- a CDS encoding Sec-independent protein translocase TatB has product MFGINGGEFLVLLVVALVVLGPERLPHYAEQLAGLVKSARRFAKGAQAQMREELGPEFDDIDWQKLDPRQYDPRRIVREALTEAWNDDDDATPARKSTSAGATGGGVDLGKKSAEPAKAAPAPYDEDAT; this is encoded by the coding sequence GTGTTCGGCATCAACGGGGGCGAGTTCCTCGTCCTCCTCGTCGTGGCGCTGGTGGTCCTCGGTCCCGAGCGGCTGCCGCACTACGCCGAGCAACTGGCAGGTCTGGTCAAGTCCGCCCGTCGCTTCGCCAAGGGGGCTCAGGCCCAGATGCGCGAGGAGCTCGGTCCCGAGTTCGACGACATCGACTGGCAGAAGCTGGACCCGCGGCAGTACGACCCGCGGCGCATCGTGCGCGAGGCGCTGACCGAGGCGTGGAACGACGACGACGACGCGACCCCGGCCAGGAAGTCCACGTCCGCGGGGGCGACGGGCGGTGGGGTCGACCTCGGCAAGAAGTCCGCCGAGCCGGCCAAGGCCGCCCCGGCGCCCTACGACGAGGACGCCACCTGA